One window of Thermacetogenium phaeum DSM 12270 genomic DNA carries:
- a CDS encoding iron-containing alcohol dehydrogenase, whose translation MEIFKFMVPEIIFGKDTLSLVGDSARRLGATKVLVVSDKGVAQAGWVDQAVKHLKEVELEYQVWTGPSENPKDYEIDQGKEIYLDAGCDAVVGLGGGSAIDAAKAVAILASNGGKIQDYEGVDKIRKPMPPLICVATTAGAAAEVTQFAIIVDSHRRVKMTIGSKSLVPDIAIIDPLLLSTIGARLTANTGIDALTHAIEAYVSVAATPITDIAALKAIEMINTSLRASVASRTNLEAKTKMAMASLLAGMAMSNAIMGAVHAMAHPLGGLLNLPHGEVNSILLPHVMRFNMIACMDRYVDIARAMGEKVDHLSTRDAAEKAIEAVERLCRDIGAKRRLSEIGLQEEHIMELSRAAAEDVCLITNPRDASVEEIAEIYRAAL comes from the coding sequence GGTAAGCGATAAAGGGGTGGCCCAGGCGGGCTGGGTGGACCAGGCGGTAAAGCATCTGAAGGAAGTCGAACTGGAGTACCAGGTCTGGACGGGACCAAGTGAAAATCCCAAGGACTATGAAATCGACCAGGGTAAGGAGATCTACCTGGATGCAGGGTGTGACGCGGTTGTCGGTCTCGGCGGGGGGAGCGCAATAGACGCTGCGAAGGCTGTCGCCATCCTGGCCTCCAACGGAGGTAAGATCCAGGATTATGAGGGTGTTGATAAGATCAGAAAGCCCATGCCTCCACTCATCTGTGTGGCGACGACGGCAGGGGCAGCTGCTGAAGTGACCCAATTCGCCATCATTGTGGATAGCCACAGAAGGGTCAAAATGACCATTGGGTCGAAGTCGCTGGTGCCGGATATAGCGATCATCGATCCCCTTTTGTTGAGCACTATAGGCGCCAGGCTTACCGCCAATACCGGCATTGACGCCCTGACCCATGCCATCGAAGCGTACGTTTCGGTGGCGGCGACGCCCATTACGGATATCGCTGCACTGAAGGCGATCGAGATGATCAATACCTCTCTGCGGGCCTCTGTGGCCTCCCGCACCAATCTGGAGGCCAAGACCAAAATGGCGATGGCCAGCCTGCTGGCCGGAATGGCCATGTCCAATGCCATCATGGGGGCGGTTCATGCTATGGCGCACCCGCTGGGAGGGCTGCTCAATCTCCCCCACGGTGAGGTCAACTCCATACTTCTGCCCCATGTCATGCGCTTCAACATGATCGCCTGTATGGATCGCTACGTGGATATTGCCAGAGCGATGGGGGAGAAGGTGGATCATCTCAGCACGAGGGATGCGGCCGAAAAAGCGATTGAGGCGGTGGAGCGCCTCTGCCGGGACATCGGGGCCAAGAGGAGGCTTTCCGAAATCGGATTACAGGAAGAACACATAATGGAGCTGAGCAGGGCGGCGGCAGAGGACGTTTGTCTGATTACCAATCCTCGCGATGCCTCTGTAGAGGAAATTGCAGAGATTTATCGGGCTGCGCTGTAA
- a CDS encoding formate--tetrahydrofolate ligase: MAWDPTRLKDWQIAEEAEKNMPTPEEWIDRLGLEKDELIPYGRTPKLDFIKMMKRLENRPDGKYIEVTAITPTPLGEGKTTTTMGLLEGLGKRGQNVGGAIRQPSGGPTMNIKGTAAGGGNALLIPMTEFSLGLTGDINDIMNAHNLAMVALTARMQHEANYSDEELAKRNLKRLDIDPKNVEMGWVIDFCAQALRNIIIGIGGKKDGFMMASKFGIAVSSELMAILSIANDLEDLRKRLGEIVVAYDKSGKPITTADLEVDGAMCAWMRNTINPTLACTVEYQPCMVHAGPFANIAVGQSSIIADRLGLKMFDYHVTESGFAADIGFEKFWNVKCRLSGLKPNVSVLVATIRALKMHGGGPTVVPGRPIPEEYTKENLSLVEKGCENLLHLINVIRKSGIKPVVCINSFYTDTDAEIKLVKRMAEQAGARCAVSEHWLKGGEGALELADAVMDACKEEVDFKFLYPLEMPLRQRVETIAKEVYGADGVDWYPLAEEKAKRFESDPRYKDFATMMVKTHLSLSHEPTWKGVPKGWRLPIRDILVYGGARFLCPMAGSISLMPGTSSDPAFRRVDVDVKTGKVMGLF; this comes from the coding sequence ATGGCTTGGGATCCAACTCGTTTAAAGGACTGGCAGATCGCCGAAGAGGCGGAAAAAAACATGCCAACTCCGGAAGAGTGGATTGACAGGTTGGGGCTGGAAAAGGACGAGCTCATCCCCTACGGAAGGACTCCAAAGCTCGATTTTATCAAGATGATGAAGAGATTGGAGAATCGGCCGGACGGCAAGTACATTGAAGTAACCGCCATTACCCCGACACCCCTGGGGGAGGGAAAAACAACCACCACCATGGGGCTTCTCGAGGGGCTCGGTAAAAGAGGGCAGAATGTGGGTGGCGCCATCCGCCAGCCGTCCGGCGGTCCTACCATGAATATCAAGGGAACCGCTGCCGGTGGTGGCAATGCGCTGCTCATTCCCATGACGGAGTTTTCTCTGGGGCTTACCGGAGATATCAATGATATTATGAATGCCCACAACCTGGCGATGGTTGCCCTGACTGCCAGGATGCAGCATGAGGCCAACTATTCCGATGAGGAGCTGGCAAAACGGAACCTGAAGCGGCTTGATATCGACCCGAAAAACGTAGAGATGGGGTGGGTCATCGATTTTTGTGCACAGGCGCTGCGCAATATCATCATCGGCATCGGGGGCAAGAAGGACGGTTTTATGATGGCATCCAAGTTCGGGATTGCGGTGAGTTCCGAACTGATGGCCATCCTCTCCATAGCCAACGACCTGGAAGACCTCAGAAAGCGGTTAGGGGAGATTGTTGTCGCCTATGACAAGAGCGGCAAGCCGATCACCACGGCCGACCTGGAAGTCGACGGAGCCATGTGTGCCTGGATGCGCAATACCATCAATCCCACCCTGGCCTGCACTGTGGAGTACCAGCCTTGCATGGTTCACGCAGGGCCCTTCGCCAACATTGCCGTTGGTCAGTCATCGATCATTGCCGACCGCCTCGGCTTAAAGATGTTCGACTATCACGTGACGGAGAGCGGATTTGCGGCGGATATCGGATTTGAGAAGTTCTGGAATGTGAAGTGCCGTCTGAGCGGTCTTAAGCCCAACGTATCTGTGCTGGTGGCCACAATCCGGGCCCTGAAGATGCACGGAGGAGGGCCGACCGTTGTTCCCGGCCGCCCGATCCCCGAAGAATACACCAAAGAAAATCTTTCCTTAGTGGAAAAGGGATGCGAGAACCTGCTGCACCTGATCAATGTCATCAGGAAGTCGGGAATCAAGCCGGTGGTCTGCATCAACAGTTTCTACACCGATACCGACGCCGAAATAAAGCTGGTAAAGAGAATGGCGGAGCAGGCAGGAGCGCGCTGCGCCGTTTCCGAGCACTGGCTCAAGGGCGGAGAGGGAGCTTTGGAGCTGGCGGATGCCGTGATGGATGCCTGCAAGGAGGAAGTCGACTTCAAATTCCTCTATCCGCTGGAGATGCCGCTGCGGCAGCGGGTGGAAACGATTGCTAAAGAGGTCTACGGTGCTGATGGCGTTGACTGGTATCCCCTGGCCGAGGAAAAGGCTAAAAGGTTCGAATCCGATCCCCGCTACAAGGATTTTGCAACCATGATGGTGAAGACGCACCTGAGTTTGAGCCACGAGCCTACTTGGAAGGGTGTGCCTAAGGGCTGGAGGCTTCCCATCCGGGACATCCTGGTTTATGGCGGCGCCAGGTTCCTCTGCCCGATGGCAGGCTCTATCAGCCTGATGCCCGGAACAAGTTCCGACCCTGCTTTCAGGAGAGTTGATGTCGATGTGAAGACAGGTAAGGTAATGGGCCTCTTTTAA
- the larE gene encoding ATP-dependent sacrificial sulfur transferase LarE has protein sequence MERRRRAGVGLSDFRDEKIKALSDKIKSYQSVVVAFSGGVDSTFLLLLAMRELGGKVVAATVDSVLMPRREVAEAEELASLLGCSHVILPAEPLKLREVRENSPERCYYCKRYLFGVLCDFARKEGYLAVLDGSNKDDEIDYRPGRRAALELGIQSPLLEAGITKAEIRQYSRKAGLPNWDRPAAACLASRIPYGEEITEDKVRMIEEAEAYLSSLGCSPVRVRWHQGVGRIETSLDHFPAVLEHRRKIADHLKALGFRYVSLDLMGYRRGSLNEVL, from the coding sequence ATGGAGCGCAGAAGACGGGCGGGAGTAGGGTTGAGCGATTTCCGAGACGAAAAAATCAAGGCTCTGAGCGACAAGATAAAAAGCTATCAGAGTGTTGTCGTGGCTTTTTCCGGCGGTGTGGACAGCACCTTTCTCCTCCTGCTGGCAATGCGGGAATTGGGGGGGAAGGTTGTGGCGGCAACCGTTGACAGCGTTCTGATGCCCCGGCGGGAGGTGGCGGAGGCAGAGGAACTGGCATCCCTTTTAGGATGCAGTCACGTGATTCTCCCGGCCGAGCCGCTGAAACTCCGGGAGGTGAGGGAGAATTCGCCGGAGCGCTGCTATTACTGCAAGCGCTACCTTTTTGGGGTGCTCTGCGATTTCGCCCGGAAGGAGGGGTATCTCGCGGTCCTCGATGGTTCCAATAAGGATGATGAAATTGATTACAGGCCCGGGAGAAGGGCTGCACTGGAACTGGGAATTCAGAGCCCTCTCCTGGAGGCGGGGATAACGAAGGCGGAAATCCGGCAGTACTCTCGTAAAGCAGGCCTTCCCAACTGGGACCGGCCGGCAGCGGCCTGTCTGGCAAGCCGTATCCCTTACGGTGAAGAGATTACGGAGGATAAAGTGAGAATGATCGAGGAGGCGGAGGCGTATCTGTCATCCCTGGGCTGCAGCCCGGTGAGGGTTCGCTGGCACCAGGGGGTGGGGCGAATTGAGACTTCTCTCGATCATTTCCCGGCGGTTCTGGAGCACCGCAGGAAGATCGCGGATCACTTGAAGGCTCTGGGCTTTCGTTATGTGTCTCTTGATCTCATGGGCTACCGGAGGGGAAGCCTGAATGAGGTTTTATGA
- a CDS encoding molybdopterin molybdotransferase MoeA, whose product MGEELFNVLTVQEAREKMASCLPADLRRITRKSLLDCLGMRLAHPVVAREDVPGFMRSTVDGYAVRAEDTFGASEGLPAFFTVTGEVRPGVAPERVIAPGEAMRVATGAMLPPGADAAVMVEYTEEAGEGCIEVLRPVGPGENILRPDEDIKAGEEVFPGNHLLRPQDIGYLASIGEVELDVFAPLRVGIISTGDELVPPEEKPRPGEVRDINSYTLYSMVRALGGAPVLYGVVRDDTGLLENRLREACRETDLVVISGGSSVGTRDHTAGCIAALGEPGLIFHGLAVRPGKPTLGGVVDGKPVFGLPGHPAAALISFDLLVSPLLKFGGYHSLSEGASPVKAVLARSLGSAPGREEYFRVKLRRDQGRIWADPILGKSGLLTPMVEADGIVRIPLESEGLAQEAEVDVYLFGTDYVL is encoded by the coding sequence ATGGGAGAAGAGCTTTTCAATGTCCTGACCGTTCAAGAGGCAAGAGAAAAAATGGCTTCCTGCCTACCGGCGGACCTTCGCCGGATTACGAGAAAATCTCTCCTGGACTGCCTGGGGATGCGCCTTGCCCACCCCGTCGTGGCGCGGGAGGATGTGCCGGGCTTTATGCGCTCAACCGTGGACGGCTATGCCGTCAGGGCGGAGGATACCTTTGGGGCGAGTGAGGGTCTGCCGGCGTTCTTCACCGTTACCGGGGAGGTGCGTCCAGGGGTTGCTCCGGAGCGAGTGATCGCCCCCGGTGAAGCGATGCGGGTTGCCACCGGCGCCATGCTCCCTCCTGGTGCCGATGCCGCGGTAATGGTTGAATACACGGAAGAGGCAGGGGAGGGATGCATCGAGGTGCTCAGGCCTGTGGGGCCCGGGGAGAATATCCTGCGTCCCGATGAGGACATCAAGGCCGGAGAGGAGGTTTTCCCCGGCAACCATTTGCTGCGCCCCCAGGATATCGGATACCTTGCCTCTATCGGTGAGGTAGAGTTGGATGTTTTTGCACCTTTGAGGGTGGGAATCATCTCTACCGGTGATGAGCTGGTACCACCGGAGGAGAAGCCGCGCCCGGGAGAGGTCCGTGATATCAATTCCTACACCCTTTACAGCATGGTGCGGGCACTGGGGGGCGCTCCGGTGCTCTACGGAGTGGTCCGCGATGATACCGGATTGCTGGAGAACAGGCTGCGAGAGGCCTGCCGGGAGACGGATCTGGTGGTCATCTCGGGTGGTAGTTCGGTAGGAACGAGGGATCACACGGCTGGGTGCATTGCTGCCCTTGGGGAGCCGGGGCTGATTTTTCATGGCCTGGCGGTGCGGCCGGGGAAGCCCACCCTCGGAGGTGTAGTAGACGGTAAGCCCGTCTTCGGTTTGCCGGGGCACCCGGCCGCCGCTTTGATCTCCTTTGATCTGCTGGTGTCCCCCCTCTTGAAATTCGGGGGCTATCACAGCCTCTCTGAGGGAGCATCACCTGTTAAAGCAGTGCTGGCGCGCAGCCTGGGATCGGCTCCGGGACGGGAGGAATACTTCCGGGTAAAGTTGCGCCGGGACCAGGGCAGGATCTGGGCGGATCCCATACTGGGCAAATCAGGTCTCCTGACGCCGATGGTGGAAGCGGACGGGATTGTCCGTATTCCCCTCGAGAGTGAGGGGCTGGCCCAGGAGGCGGAAGTGGATGTGTATTTGTTCGGAACGGATTATGTGCTTTAA
- a CDS encoding molybdopterin biosynthesis protein gives MVEFLARVGQPYLENIPLEEALRRYLEALEQRGALQPGEPERIPVNRARGRVTARPVFAAVSSPHYHAAAMDGVAVQAAATFGASETTPLRLRLGSEAVVVDTGDPLPQGFNAVIMIEDLHFPEEDTVEIIAPAVPWQHVRVVGEDFIETEMVLPAHQRITPYDIGGLLTAGVTEVVVFPKVRVALLPTGTEIVPPGTPLKPGDVIESNSRVLGGLVEEWGGEPVIAPVTVDDYELLKQRILEYLDRADLLAVIAGSSHGREDYTVPLFRELGEVFVHGVAIRPGKPVSLGVIRGKPVIGVPGYPVSAALAFELFARPVVYRKHGLPLPPEQYRKAVVSRKIVSPLGAEEFIRVRLGKVRDRLLVQPLPRGAGAVTSLVQADGILRVPRLSEGYPAGAEVEVRILRPEGIPRTTVVVGSHDMVLDIMANLMQEKHPGFRLISSHVGSMGGLTAVGRGEAHMAGIHLLDESTGEYNTPYVRRILGGKKAYLVNLSYRIQGILVQRGNPHGITKLADLTRPGLKFINRQRGSGTRLLLDYLLRQEGISPLEIEGYGREEYTHMAVAVAVASGSADAGLGIQAAASALNLDFIPVGEERYDLCIPADLWEEKEVTLVLDLLKDPDFRRLAERMRGYDFRDCGKIVGETE, from the coding sequence GTGGTGGAGTTTTTGGCTCGTGTCGGGCAGCCTTATTTAGAGAACATCCCCCTCGAGGAGGCGCTCCGGAGGTATCTGGAAGCTCTTGAGCAAAGAGGGGCATTGCAGCCGGGAGAACCAGAGAGGATTCCGGTCAACAGGGCACGGGGGAGGGTAACGGCGCGGCCTGTTTTTGCCGCCGTGTCCTCACCCCACTACCACGCCGCAGCCATGGACGGGGTCGCCGTTCAGGCGGCTGCTACATTCGGCGCTTCAGAAACCACACCGTTACGCTTGCGCCTGGGATCAGAGGCGGTTGTCGTCGATACAGGGGATCCCCTTCCTCAGGGTTTTAATGCCGTAATCATGATTGAGGACCTCCACTTTCCGGAGGAAGATACGGTGGAGATTATCGCTCCGGCTGTCCCCTGGCAGCATGTGCGGGTGGTTGGGGAAGACTTCATCGAAACGGAGATGGTGCTGCCTGCCCACCAGAGGATAACCCCTTATGATATCGGGGGGCTGCTCACAGCTGGGGTCACCGAAGTCGTCGTTTTTCCCAAAGTTCGGGTCGCCCTGCTCCCTACGGGAACGGAGATCGTGCCGCCGGGCACCCCTTTGAAACCGGGGGACGTCATTGAGTCTAACAGCCGTGTCCTCGGCGGTCTTGTGGAGGAATGGGGCGGGGAGCCCGTTATTGCTCCAGTTACCGTTGACGATTATGAGCTGTTGAAACAGAGAATTCTGGAATATTTAGATCGGGCGGATCTTCTGGCGGTGATCGCCGGGTCCTCGCACGGAAGGGAGGATTATACGGTGCCTCTCTTCCGGGAACTGGGTGAGGTTTTTGTGCACGGGGTGGCCATCAGGCCGGGTAAGCCGGTGAGCCTTGGGGTGATCAGGGGAAAACCGGTTATCGGTGTGCCCGGTTATCCGGTCTCCGCGGCTTTAGCCTTTGAGCTGTTTGCGCGCCCCGTTGTTTACCGGAAACACGGGCTTCCCCTTCCGCCCGAACAGTACAGGAAGGCCGTCGTCAGCAGGAAGATAGTTTCCCCCCTGGGGGCCGAGGAGTTCATCAGGGTGCGGCTGGGAAAGGTGAGGGACAGGCTGCTGGTTCAGCCTCTCCCCCGCGGGGCGGGAGCGGTCACCTCGCTGGTGCAGGCCGACGGCATTTTAAGGGTCCCCCGGCTCTCCGAAGGGTACCCGGCAGGGGCGGAGGTTGAGGTGCGGATCTTGCGCCCGGAAGGAATTCCCCGTACAACTGTTGTTGTGGGGAGCCACGACATGGTGCTGGATATTATGGCGAACCTGATGCAGGAGAAACACCCGGGGTTCCGGTTGATCTCCTCCCATGTGGGGAGCATGGGAGGGCTGACTGCCGTGGGGCGGGGTGAGGCCCACATGGCAGGGATTCACCTCCTGGATGAGTCAACGGGGGAATACAACACACCCTATGTACGGCGGATTTTAGGTGGGAAGAAGGCGTATCTGGTTAATCTCTCCTACCGCATTCAGGGGATCCTGGTGCAGCGGGGCAATCCCCATGGAATCACCAAACTGGCGGATCTAACCCGGCCCGGCCTGAAATTCATCAACAGGCAGCGGGGCTCGGGGACGCGCCTTTTGTTGGACTATCTACTGCGCCAGGAGGGCATCTCCCCTCTGGAGATTGAGGGGTACGGGCGGGAGGAGTACACTCATATGGCGGTGGCCGTCGCCGTGGCTTCGGGGAGCGCCGATGCCGGGCTCGGCATCCAGGCGGCGGCAAGCGCCCTCAACCTGGATTTTATCCCCGTGGGAGAGGAACGCTACGACCTCTGTATCCCGGCGGATCTCTGGGAGGAGAAGGAGGTCACCCTGGTGCTGGACCTCTTGAAGGACCCGGATTTTCGCCGGCTGGCAGAGAGAATGCGGGGGTATGACTTCAGGGACTGCGGAAAAATAGTGGGGGAAACAGAGTAG
- the moaA gene encoding GTP 3',8-cyclase MoaA translates to MEDRFGRRINYLRVSVTDRCNLRCLYCMPPEGVTAKPREEILRLEEILRVAQVALQLGITRFRLTGGEPLLRKGVISLIRSLALLPGVEDLAVTTNGTLLARLGRQLLDTGVKRVNVSLDTLNPDKFRRITRGGDFRQVWDGIVEALKLGFQPVKINTVALRDYNGGEWVDFARLTLEYPLHVRFIELMPVGTSWKLAGGSFVPCGEVQSAIEQELGELRPVADLQGGGPAKYYALPGAKGTIGFIHAMSGHFCASCNRLRLTADGKIRPCLHDQHEVDIRSAIRSGAGDEELKALFYQALALKPASCHAAMDASSSGSGRGMCQIGG, encoded by the coding sequence ATGGAGGACCGTTTCGGGCGCAGGATCAACTATCTAAGGGTTTCTGTTACCGACCGCTGCAATCTGCGCTGCCTTTACTGTATGCCTCCGGAAGGGGTGACCGCTAAGCCGCGGGAGGAAATCCTGCGCTTGGAGGAGATTTTGAGGGTTGCTCAGGTTGCCCTGCAGTTAGGGATCACCAGGTTTCGGTTGACCGGAGGTGAGCCCCTGCTGAGAAAGGGGGTTATCAGCCTGATCAGATCACTGGCACTGCTCCCGGGAGTGGAGGATCTGGCGGTGACCACCAACGGCACTTTGCTGGCCCGTCTTGGCCGGCAGCTGCTGGATACCGGTGTTAAAAGGGTCAACGTCAGCCTGGATACCCTGAATCCGGATAAGTTCCGGCGCATCACCAGGGGGGGAGACTTTCGACAGGTTTGGGATGGCATTGTCGAGGCCTTGAAATTGGGGTTTCAACCCGTCAAGATCAATACCGTTGCCCTGCGTGATTATAACGGCGGGGAATGGGTGGATTTTGCCCGCCTGACCCTTGAATATCCCCTTCACGTGCGCTTTATCGAACTGATGCCGGTAGGCACAAGCTGGAAGCTGGCCGGAGGCTCCTTCGTTCCCTGCGGGGAGGTTCAAAGCGCGATCGAGCAGGAACTGGGTGAGCTCCGTCCTGTGGCAGATCTCCAGGGGGGTGGGCCTGCCAAATACTATGCTCTGCCCGGGGCCAAGGGGACCATCGGCTTCATCCATGCCATGAGCGGTCACTTCTGCGCCAGTTGCAACCGTCTGCGCCTTACCGCAGATGGAAAAATTCGCCCCTGTCTTCATGACCAGCACGAGGTGGATATCCGCAGTGCCATCAGGTCCGGCGCCGGGGATGAAGAACTTAAGGCTTTGTTTTATCAGGCCCTGGCTCTTAAACCCGCAAGTTGCCATGCAGCAATGGATGCATCTTCTTCGGGTTCGGGGCGAGGAATGTGCCAGATTGGAGGATAG
- the moaC gene encoding cyclic pyranopterin monophosphate synthase MoaC, which yields MEDFTHFDASGRARMVDVGEKESTVREARARGTVFMAPETLRLIRSGGIKKGDVLAVAQVAGVMGAKRTPDLIPMCHPLLITGVDLDFRFDEQRSAVEIEARVRCVGKTGVEMEALTAVSVAALTIYDMCKAIDRGMVLGEIRLVEKTGGKSGRFYREGEAVWGKS from the coding sequence GTGGAAGATTTCACTCATTTTGACGCCAGCGGCCGTGCCCGGATGGTCGATGTTGGTGAGAAGGAAAGCACTGTAAGGGAGGCCCGGGCACGGGGAACTGTTTTCATGGCTCCGGAAACCCTCCGCCTCATCAGAAGCGGCGGAATTAAAAAGGGTGATGTTCTGGCCGTGGCTCAGGTGGCCGGAGTCATGGGTGCCAAAAGAACCCCTGATCTTATCCCCATGTGCCATCCCCTGCTGATCACCGGGGTAGATCTGGATTTCCGCTTCGACGAGCAGCGCAGCGCAGTGGAGATCGAAGCGAGGGTCCGCTGCGTGGGGAAGACCGGTGTGGAGATGGAAGCCCTGACCGCTGTCAGCGTGGCTGCCCTGACCATCTACGATATGTGTAAGGCGATCGACCGCGGGATGGTGCTGGGGGAGATCCGCCTGGTGGAAAAAACCGGGGGGAAAAGCGGTAGATTTTATCGGGAAGGGGAAGCCGTATGGGGAAAATCATAG
- a CDS encoding MOSC domain-containing protein, translating to MGKIIAVCTSEKTGERKRNIGRGMLIVNHGLEGDAHAGEWPRQVSLLAIESIRRMQEKGLDVGPGDFAENLTTEGIDLVSLPVSTKLRIGREALGEVTQIGKKCHSRCAIYYQAGDCVMPRKGIFIRVLKGGPVEVGDEIEVVAD from the coding sequence ATGGGGAAAATCATAGCGGTTTGTACCAGTGAGAAGACAGGAGAGCGCAAGAGAAACATCGGTAGGGGGATGCTCATTGTCAACCACGGGCTGGAGGGTGATGCCCATGCCGGGGAGTGGCCCCGCCAGGTGAGCCTTTTGGCGATAGAGAGCATCAGGAGGATGCAGGAAAAGGGTCTGGATGTCGGGCCTGGTGATTTTGCGGAGAACCTGACGACGGAAGGTATCGATCTGGTTTCCCTTCCGGTGAGCACCAAACTGCGGATCGGAAGAGAAGCGCTGGGCGAAGTGACCCAGATCGGGAAAAAGTGCCACAGCAGATGCGCCATCTACTACCAGGCGGGTGACTGCGTCATGCCCCGCAAAGGGATCTTCATCCGTGTTCTTAAAGGCGGTCCGGTAGAGGTCGGAGACGAAATTGAGGTCGTCGCCGACTGA
- a CDS encoding MogA/MoaB family molybdenum cofactor biosynthesis protein: MKVAVLTASDKGARGEREDRSAEVIKEMVSQIGGEVVAYDVVPDEKELLKKKLLEYADARGLDLVLTTGGTGLSPRDVTPEATLEVIERQIPGIPEAMRLKGLDKTPHAMLSRAVAGSRGRTLIVNLPGSPQAVRENLEVVLPAIPHAVEILQGRGGECARPENK; this comes from the coding sequence ATGAAGGTTGCCGTACTCACGGCCAGCGACAAGGGGGCACGGGGAGAGCGGGAAGACCGCAGCGCAGAAGTCATCAAAGAGATGGTTTCTCAAATAGGCGGGGAAGTGGTTGCCTACGACGTGGTTCCCGATGAAAAAGAGTTGCTCAAGAAAAAGCTCCTTGAGTATGCAGATGCGAGGGGGCTGGACCTGGTTTTAACTACAGGAGGGACAGGTCTTTCCCCACGGGATGTGACGCCCGAAGCAACCCTGGAAGTTATTGAACGCCAGATACCCGGCATCCCCGAAGCAATGCGCCTAAAGGGACTGGACAAGACTCCTCATGCCATGCTATCCCGGGCAGTCGCCGGAAGCCGCGGCCGCACTCTGATCGTCAATCTGCCGGGAAGCCCCCAGGCTGTTAGGGAGAATCTGGAGGTAGTGCTTCCGGCGATCCCCCACGCCGTTGAAATTCTCCAGGGGAGGGGCGGGGAGTGCGCCCGGCCGGAGAACAAATAA